One genomic segment of Mycolicibacterium gilvum includes these proteins:
- a CDS encoding TetR/AcrR family transcriptional regulator, whose translation MSMSVGAFANSAPADQVTSPVADPPVEPKARTVRDRLIDAAEQCLTAKGIRATTVSEVAEVAGVSRGWLYRHFPDKSELLGAAIVRLNDAFWTESRTRLDSVTGLDEQIAAGVALARKESETPGALVLKLRQEEPEAFTACVGLGVRGLIPEIAAFWEPYIQAAVDRGEIHADTDRAEAAEWIARITMSLATVPGEQCDVDDHESVLRHARRYIVAAFRSDPAGT comes from the coding sequence ATGTCGATGAGCGTGGGCGCCTTCGCGAATTCAGCACCAGCCGATCAAGTGACGAGTCCGGTCGCGGATCCGCCCGTCGAACCCAAGGCCAGGACCGTCCGGGATCGGCTCATCGACGCCGCCGAACAGTGCCTGACGGCCAAGGGAATCCGCGCGACCACGGTGTCGGAGGTCGCCGAGGTCGCGGGTGTGAGCCGGGGCTGGCTCTACCGCCACTTCCCCGACAAGTCGGAGCTGCTCGGCGCGGCGATCGTGCGACTCAACGACGCGTTCTGGACCGAATCGCGCACCCGCCTCGACTCGGTGACCGGCCTCGATGAGCAGATCGCAGCCGGCGTCGCCCTTGCGCGCAAGGAATCCGAGACGCCCGGGGCGCTCGTGCTCAAGCTCCGCCAGGAGGAGCCGGAGGCGTTCACCGCATGTGTGGGACTCGGTGTGCGCGGGCTGATTCCCGAGATCGCGGCGTTCTGGGAGCCCTATATCCAGGCCGCGGTCGACCGGGGCGAGATCCACGCCGACACCGATCGCGCGGAGGCCGCGGAGTGGATCGCGCGCATCACCATGAGCCTGGCGACGGTGCCCGGAGAGCAGTGCGACGTCGACGACCACGAGTCGGTGCTGCGGCATGCGCGTCGCTACATCGTGGCCGCGTTCCGCAGCGATCCGGCGGGTACCTGA